The following proteins are encoded in a genomic region of Gossypium hirsutum isolate 1008001.06 chromosome D05, Gossypium_hirsutum_v2.1, whole genome shotgun sequence:
- the LOC107906192 gene encoding mitogen-activated protein kinase 3-like has translation MANVAPGNAGGHFGDFPAFHTYGGQFIQYGIFGNLFEITSKYRPPIMPIGRGAYGIVCSVLNSETNEMVAVKKIANAFDNHMDAKRTLREIKLLRHLDHENVIAIRDVIPPPLRRDFTDVYIALELMDTDLHQIIRSNQSLSEEHCQYFLYQLLRGLKYIHSAKVIHRDLKPSNLLLNANCDLKICDFGLARPASENEFMTEYVVTRWYRAPEILLNSSDYTAAIDVWSVGCIFMELMNRKPLFPGNDHVHQMRLLTELLGTPTESDLGFLQNEDARRYIRQLPAYPRQQLANVYPHVNRLALDLIDRMLTFDPTRRITVEEALAHPYLERLHDIADEPVCPEPFNFDFEQQPLGEEQMKDMIYREALALNPDYAR, from the exons ATGGCCAACGTTGCTCCGGGAAATGCCGGCGGTCACTTCGGAGATTTTCCGGCGTTTCATACCTACGGCGGTCAATTTATTCAGTACGGTATTTTTGGAAACTTATTTGAGATCACGTCTAAATATCGGCCTCCCATCATGCCAATCGGTCGTGGAGCCTACGGCATCGTCTG CTCGGTGTTGAATTCGGAGACGAATGAAATGGTAGCGGTAAAGAAAATCGCCAACGCTTTCGATAATCACATGGACGCTAAGCGTACGCTTCGTGAAATTAAGCTCCTCCGACATTTGGATCACGAGAAT GTTATCGCAATTAGAGATGTCATTCCTCCGCCTTTGCGGAGAGATTTTACTGATGTCTACATTGCCTTGGAGCTCATGGATACCGATCTTCACCAAATAATTCGCTCCAATCAGAGTTTATCTGAGGAGCATTGTCAG TATTTCTTATATCAGCTTCTTCGAGGACTCAAGTACATTCATTCTGCAAAAGTGATTCATAGAGATTTGAAACCCAGCAACCTCTTGCTGAATGCTAATTGTGATCTTAAGATTTGTGACTTTGGTCTCGCTCGACCTGCCTCCGAGAATGAGTTTATGACGGAATATGTTGTCACGAGATGGTATAGGGCACCAGAGATATTGCTGAACTCTTCGGACTACACGGCCGCCATAGATGTGTGGTCTGTTGGTTGCATTTTTATGGAGCTCATGAATAGAAAACCTTTGTTTCCTGGAAATGATCATGTACATCAAATGCGTTTGTTGACAGAG CTGCTTGGCACACCAACTGAATCTGATCTTGGGTTTCTTCAAAATGAGGACGCGAGAAGATACATCAGGCAGCTACCTGCATACCCTCGTCAACAGCTAGCTAATGTTTACCCACATGTTAATCGGTTGGCTCTTGATCTGATTGATAGAATGTTGACATTTGATCCAACGAGAAGAATTACTG TTGAAGAAGCATTGGCCCATCCTTATCTTGAAAGGTTACACGACATAGCTGATGAACCAGTGTGCCCTGAGCCATTTAATTTCGATTTTGAGCAGCAACCATTGGGAGAAGAGCAGATGAAGGACATGATTTACCGGGAAGCCTTAGCTCTGAATCCAGATTATGCTCGATAA